CTTCCGCCACCGCCCCATCACGGGCGACGACACCGCGCGCGAAGGCGCCGATTTCGCCGAGTACGCGCACGAGACCGCCGGCCAGTACTGGGAGGCCCACGACGCGCTGATTAAGCTCGGTCCAGCGCTCGCGCCGGAACATTTCGGCGTCACGGCAGCGCGACTCGGCTTGCCTCCGCGTGAGGGGCAGGGCGCTGAGGCCTGGCGCCGGGCGCAGGCGAAAGTCGAGGACGACATCGCGAGCGCGCGGCGCAGTGGCGCGCTCGTGTCGCCGACTTTCTTCATCAACGGCCGGCGCTACGAGGGACCCTGGGACGAGAACGCGCTGAGCGAGGCGATCCTCGGCTCGCTCGGCCACCGCCTGCAGACCGCCGCCCTGGATTTCGCGCGGTGGGCGCCGTCCACCGGGCTGCTGCTCCTGCTCGCGACGCTGCTCGCCGTCGTCCTCACCAATTCGCCGCTGGGACCGGGGTTCGAGGCCATCTGGCGCATGCCGTTCGGCCTGCTGGCGGGCGAGGTCGCGTTTCGCATGCCGCTGCACGACTGGATCAACGATGGCCTCCTCACCATATTCTTCCTCGTCATTGGCCTCGAGATCAAGTCTATTCCAATGCAAGATGAGTCTGAAGGGAGGGCTTATTTCTAATACAAGATGAGTCTGAAGTAAGGCGGCGACTGTTCATGATGGGAGGATGAAGACCATCATGAACGACGGACAATTAGA
Above is a window of Pseudomonadota bacterium DNA encoding:
- a CDS encoding Na+/H+ antiporter NhaA, with the translated sequence MIDANRKWLDLPVDGGRDHCLGDTGADITLVEYGSYDCPYCRGAHEVVANLRDRFGDRMRYAFRHRPITGDDTAREGADFAEYAHETAGQYWEAHDALIKLGPALAPEHFGVTAARLGLPPREGQGAEAWRRAQAKVEDDIASARRSGALVSPTFFINGRRYEGPWDENALSEAILGSLGHRLQTAALDFARWAPSTGLLLLLATLLAVVLTNSPLGPGFEAIWRMPFGLLAGEVAFRMPLHDWINDGLLTIFFLVIGLEIKSIPMQDESEGRAYF